Proteins encoded by one window of uncultured Bacteroides sp.:
- the nuoH gene encoding NADH-quinone oxidoreductase subunit NuoH, producing the protein MFDFSIVSSWIHGLLTGFMPEGLAIFLECVVIGVCIMLMYAVLAIILIYMERKVCAFFQCRLGPNRVGKYGLMQVFADVFKMLIKEIITLKNSDRLLYNLAPYMVILASILSFACLPINKGMEIINFNIGVFFLMAASSIGVVGILLAGWSSNNKFTLIGAMRSGAQIISYELSVGLSILTMVVLTGTMSFSEIVEKQADGWNIFKGHIPALIAFIIYLIAGNAETNRGPFDLPEAESELTAGYHTEYSGMHFGFFYLAEYLNLFIVSGVAATVFLGGWMPFHVSGLDGFNAIMDFIPGFVWFFAKAFFVVFLLMWIKWTFPRLRIDQILRLEWKFLVPISMFNLLLMVLIVVFGLHF; encoded by the coding sequence ATGTTTGATTTTAGTATAGTTTCAAGCTGGATACATGGCCTGCTGACAGGATTCATGCCTGAAGGTTTAGCCATTTTCCTGGAATGTGTTGTCATTGGCGTTTGCATTATGCTAATGTATGCTGTTCTTGCTATTATCCTTATTTATATGGAGCGCAAGGTATGTGCATTCTTCCAATGTCGTCTCGGCCCTAACCGCGTTGGTAAATACGGTTTAATGCAGGTATTTGCCGATGTATTCAAAATGTTGATCAAAGAGATTATCACTCTGAAAAACTCGGATCGGTTGCTTTACAACCTGGCTCCTTACATGGTGATTCTCGCTTCTATTCTCTCATTTGCTTGCCTTCCTATTAATAAAGGAATGGAAATCATTAATTTTAATATTGGTGTATTCTTCCTTATGGCCGCTTCTTCTATCGGAGTAGTAGGTATCCTGCTTGCAGGTTGGAGTAGTAACAATAAGTTCACATTAATTGGTGCCATGCGTAGTGGTGCACAGATTATCAGTTATGAACTTTCAGTTGGTCTTTCCATTCTTACAATGGTTGTATTGACAGGAACCATGTCTTTCTCTGAAATTGTAGAAAAGCAGGCTGACGGATGGAATATTTTCAAAGGACATATTCCTGCGCTAATTGCTTTCATCATCTACCTGATTGCTGGTAATGCTGAAACCAACCGTGGTCCGTTTGACTTACCTGAAGCTGAATCTGAGCTTACTGCCGGATATCACACAGAATATTCAGGTATGCACTTCGGATTCTTCTACCTTGCAGAATACCTTAACTTGTTTATCGTATCGGGTGTAGCAGCAACAGTCTTCTTAGGAGGATGGATGCCATTCCACGTTTCTGGACTCGACGGATTCAATGCAATCATGGATTTCATTCCTGGATTTGTATGGTTCTTTGCAAAAGCGTTCTTTGTAGTCTTCCTGCTTATGTGGATTAAGTGGACATTCCCACGTTTACGTATCGACCAGATATTGAGACTGGAATGGAAATTTTTAGTTCCAATCAGCATGTTTAACCTATTACTGATGGTACTCATCGTTGTATTTGGATTACACTTTTAA
- a CDS encoding NADH-quinone oxidoreductase subunit I: protein MNSFNQYMCSLFGAIKTLLIGMKTTITVFFRKKVTEQYPENRATLKISDRFRGTLVMPHDENNQHKCVACGLCQMACPNDTINITSEMVTDEEGKKKKVLVKYQYDLGSCMFCQLCVNACPHDAIKFDNSFEHAVFTRDKLVKQLNNEGSTVVKK from the coding sequence ATGAATAGTTTTAATCAATATATGTGCTCACTGTTTGGTGCAATAAAGACCTTATTAATAGGTATGAAAACCACCATCACAGTATTCTTCCGCAAGAAGGTCACTGAGCAATACCCTGAAAACAGGGCTACTTTGAAAATATCAGACCGTTTCCGCGGCACACTGGTAATGCCTCATGATGAGAACAACCAACACAAGTGTGTTGCCTGCGGACTTTGTCAGATGGCTTGTCCAAATGACACCATCAACATAACTTCAGAAATGGTTACCGACGAAGAAGGTAAAAAGAAGAAAGTATTAGTGAAATATCAATATGACCTTGGAAGCTGCATGTTCTGCCAACTATGTGTAAATGCATGCCCTCACGATGCCATTAAGTTTGATAATTCCTTCGAACACGCTGTCTTTACCCGCGACAAGCTAGTTAAGCAACTTAATAATGAAGGTTCAACAGTAGTAAAAAAGTAA
- a CDS encoding NADH-quinone oxidoreductase subunit J, translated as MDITLQQVAFFVVAIFITVFSVLTVTTSKILRSATYLLFVLFGTAAIYFLLDYTFLGAVQLMVYAGGIVVLYVFSILLTNSDQSLNKKLNKSKLFASLVTAIAGAALVLFIVLTHGFVPTASAETGELGMKTIGHALMGSDKYQYLLPFEAISILLLACIIGGLVIARKR; from the coding sequence ATGGATATCACACTTCAACAAGTAGCATTCTTCGTAGTGGCGATCTTCATCACCGTATTCTCGGTGCTGACAGTTACCACCAGTAAGATTCTGCGCTCAGCCACTTATCTGCTGTTCGTCTTATTCGGCACAGCAGCCATCTATTTCCTATTGGACTATACGTTCCTGGGAGCTGTACAATTAATGGTCTATGCAGGAGGTATTGTCGTCCTGTACGTGTTCTCGATACTTCTTACCAACTCTGATCAGAGTCTTAATAAGAAGTTAAATAAAAGCAAGCTCTTCGCCAGTCTGGTTACAGCTATTGCCGGTGCTGCACTTGTTTTATTTATTGTTCTGACTCATGGCTTTGTTCCAACAGCTTCAGCTGAAACTGGTGAGCTAGGTATGAAAACGATTGGTCATGCACTGATGGGCAGCGACAAATATCAATACCTGTTGCCATTCGAGGCAATCAGTATATTGTTGCTGGCTTGTATCATCGGAGGTTTAGTAATCGCACGTAAAAGATAA
- the nuoK gene encoding NADH-quinone oxidoreductase subunit NuoK gives MEIHVEYYLIISTIMMFAGIFGFFTRKNTLAMLISLELILNASDINFAVFNRYLFPAQLEGHFFTLFAIAIAAAETAVGIAIIINIYRNIRGIQVKDIEEMKH, from the coding sequence ATGGAAATACATGTAGAATATTATTTAATAATAAGCACCATCATGATGTTTGCAGGAATCTTCGGATTCTTTACCCGCAAAAACACACTGGCAATGCTTATCTCATTGGAACTTATATTGAACGCATCAGACATCAACTTTGCAGTATTTAACCGTTATTTGTTCCCTGCTCAGTTAGAAGGTCACTTCTTCACGCTCTTTGCCATTGCTATCGCAGCAGCCGAAACAGCTGTTGGTATTGCAATTATTATCAATATCTACCGTAACATACGGGGTATTCAAGTAAAGGACATCGAAGAGATGAAACATTAA
- the nuoL gene encoding NADH-quinone oxidoreductase subunit L: MEYTIFILLLPVLMFLFLGLAGHKLKPNVAGIFGTISLGIVAVLSYLTAWNYFTTPRVNGVFQTIIPFKVEWLRFTEHLHIDLGIFLDPISVMMLVVISTVSLMVHIYSMGYMHGEKGFQRYYAFLSLFTFAMLGLVLATNIFQMYIFWELVGVSSYLLIGFYYTKPTAIAASKKAFIVTRFADLGFLAGILVLSFFSQTFNFTDLMNGSCSTLLQSAAGQTFLGGSVVAWGLGLMFLGGAGKSAMFPFHIWLPDAMEGPTPVSALIHAATMVVAGVYLVARMFPLYIGYAPDVLAGIAYIGAFTALFSATIACVQTDIKRVLAFSTISQIGFMIVALGVCTGMDPHEGLGYMASMFHLFTHAMFKALLFLGAGSIIHAVHSNEMDHMGGLRKYMPITHITFLIACLAIAGIPFFSGFFSKDEILAAAFKFSPVIGWLMTFVAGLTAFYMFRLYYNIFWGKEAEHEHTPHESPLVMTFPLMFLAAVTLVAGFIPFGNFVSSNGEAYHIHLDMLVASISVCVAVIAIIIATIFYRKPEQTIPNMLGKKFRGLHTAATHRFYIDEVWMFITHKIIFRCISTPIAWFDRHVVDGFMNFLAWSTQEASFSIRGFQSGRVQQYAYVFLIGALVIIVGLLLFI, translated from the coding sequence ATGGAATATACAATATTTATCTTACTGCTTCCGGTGCTGATGTTCCTTTTCTTAGGATTAGCGGGACATAAACTTAAACCGAACGTAGCAGGAATATTTGGAACAATATCTTTGGGTATTGTTGCTGTGTTATCCTACCTCACAGCATGGAATTATTTTACAACTCCACGAGTAAACGGAGTTTTTCAGACGATCATCCCATTCAAAGTTGAATGGCTTCGTTTCACCGAACATCTACACATTGATTTAGGTATCTTCCTTGATCCTATTTCTGTTATGATGTTAGTGGTTATTTCCACAGTATCACTGATGGTACACATCTACAGTATGGGATACATGCACGGAGAAAAAGGTTTTCAACGCTACTATGCGTTCCTTTCACTTTTCACCTTTGCAATGCTTGGACTAGTTTTAGCTACTAATATCTTCCAGATGTATATTTTCTGGGAACTTGTAGGTGTATCTTCTTATTTGCTTATTGGATTCTATTATACCAAACCAACCGCGATAGCAGCTTCTAAGAAAGCGTTTATTGTTACGCGTTTTGCCGACTTAGGCTTTTTGGCTGGTATTTTGGTTCTATCATTCTTCTCTCAAACTTTCAATTTCACTGACCTGATGAACGGATCTTGCAGCACACTACTTCAAAGTGCTGCCGGACAAACATTCCTTGGTGGAAGTGTAGTTGCCTGGGGATTGGGACTTATGTTTTTAGGTGGTGCCGGTAAAAGTGCCATGTTCCCATTCCATATTTGGTTGCCAGATGCAATGGAAGGTCCAACTCCTGTTTCTGCATTGATCCATGCTGCAACAATGGTTGTTGCTGGTGTATATTTAGTTGCCAGAATGTTCCCACTTTATATTGGCTATGCGCCAGATGTATTGGCAGGAATTGCTTATATCGGAGCATTCACAGCTCTATTCTCGGCTACCATCGCTTGTGTACAAACAGATATCAAACGTGTGCTTGCTTTCTCAACCATCTCTCAGATTGGTTTCATGATTGTAGCATTAGGTGTTTGTACCGGAATGGATCCACATGAAGGATTAGGTTACATGGCTTCCATGTTCCACTTGTTCACACACGCCATGTTTAAGGCTTTATTATTCCTTGGAGCTGGTTCTATTATCCATGCAGTTCACAGCAATGAAATGGATCACATGGGTGGTCTTCGCAAATATATGCCTATCACTCACATTACTTTCCTTATTGCATGTTTGGCTATCGCAGGTATTCCTTTTTTCTCCGGATTCTTCAGTAAGGATGAAATATTGGCAGCAGCGTTCAAGTTCAGCCCTGTTATCGGATGGTTAATGACATTTGTTGCTGGTCTTACAGCATTCTATATGTTCCGTCTTTATTACAATATATTCTGGGGTAAAGAAGCAGAACACGAACACACTCCTCACGAATCTCCACTTGTAATGACATTCCCATTGATGTTCCTTGCAGCTGTAACTTTAGTTGCCGGATTCATTCCATTCGGAAACTTTGTGAGCAGTAACGGTGAAGCTTATCATATCCATCTGGATATGCTTGTAGCTTCAATCAGTGTATGTGTTGCAGTAATAGCAATTATTATTGCTACCATCTTCTATCGCAAGCCGGAACAAACAATTCCAAACATGTTGGGCAAAAAGTTCCGTGGACTACATACAGCAGCTACTCATCGTTTCTATATTGACGAGGTTTGGATGTTTATAACTCATAAAATTATCTTCCGTTGTATCTCCACTCCTATTGCCTGGTTTGACCGCCACGTAGTAGATGGATTCATGAATTTCCTTGCATGGAGTACTCAGGAAGCATCATTTTCTATCCGCGGTTTCCAATCGGGACGTGTTCAGCAATACGCTTATGTATTCCTGATAGGTGCGTTAGTTATTATTGTAGGATTACTTCTATTTATCTAA